The window GTCCTCAAACAGTACGATACGGACCTTCTTCTGCTTGCAGGCTATTTCAGGATCTTAGGAAGCGAGATAATTGGAGCATACAGGCACAGGGTCCTGAACATACACCCATCCCTTCTTCCGGCTTTTAAAGGGCTTCATGCCCAGAAACAGGCTTTTGAGTACGGAGTAAAAGTTGCAGGTTGTACCGTACATTTTGTGGATGAAGGGCTCGATTCCGGACCTATAATCCTCCAGAAGTGCGTACCTGTGTTTTCAGGAGATACCGAAGAGGCTCTCACTGCCAGGATTCTCGAACAGGAGCATATTATCTACCCCGAAGCTGTCAGGCTCTTCGTCGAGGGTAAGCTTAAAGTTGAGGGTCGAAATGTAATAGCCCTTACGTAATAGCCCTTAAGCAATGGTTTTTAAAAGAGCAGGAACTCTGCAGAAGTCCAGATCAAAAGATAAAGTACTCAATATTGGGCAACTTCCGGTGGAATATGCTAGAGAAATTTGCTATAGAAATTACTCATAAATTGGAGAGTAGCCCCAAACCGGAATAGATTTTACCCATTAGTATCCTCATTAATACTCTGAAGGTTATAAGTACTTGAATTATATTACTCACACGAAACTATACTGGCCAAATGAAGAATTTCCATATTCCAGAATTTCTTGAGTCCTCAAAATGCTCGGGAAATTTTAT is drawn from Methanosarcina lacustris Z-7289 and contains these coding sequences:
- the purN gene encoding phosphoribosylglycinamide formyltransferase, with product MTVKIAVLVSGRGSNLQAIIDSIEKGYIKNTAVNVVISNKADAYALERAGKHGISAVFLDPEGHDRAGYDREILNVLKQYDTDLLLLAGYFRILGSEIIGAYRHRVLNIHPSLLPAFKGLHAQKQAFEYGVKVAGCTVHFVDEGLDSGPIILQKCVPVFSGDTEEALTARILEQEHIIYPEAVRLFVEGKLKVEGRNVIALT